One part of the Pecten maximus chromosome 9, xPecMax1.1, whole genome shotgun sequence genome encodes these proteins:
- the LOC117334773 gene encoding uncharacterized transmembrane protein DDB_G0289901-like, which translates to MAIFCWTNLNVIADVPISTGLVSMWLVRDEIRSANTTREMVRVSEHFFVSCKGKTLRSRTCPGRAPTKEGGVLVQLQHRREGSWYNSNTGGRGPGTGSTQEGGVLVQLPTQEGGVLVQLEHRREGSWYNSNTGVRGPGTTSTQEGGVLVQLQHRREGSWREGSWYNSNTGGRGPGTTPTQEGGVLVQLQHRREGSWYRFNTGGRGPGTAPNTGGRGPGTGSTQEGGVLVQLQHRREGSWYNFNTGGRGPGTTPTQEGGVLVQLQHRREGSWYNSNTGGRGPGTASTQEGGVLVQLQHRREGSWYNSNTGVKGPGTTPTQDRGVLVQLQHRRKGSWYSFNTGVKGPGTTPTQEGGVLVKLKHRREGSWYSSNTGGRGPGTTPTQEGGVLVQLQHRREGSWYNSNTGGRGPGTTPTQEGGVLVQLQHRREGSWYNSNTGGRGPGTTPTQEGGVLVQLEHRREGSWYNSNTGGRGPGTTPTQEGGVLVQLQHRREGSWYNFNTGGRGPGTAPNTGGRGPGTTPTQEGGVLVQLQHRREGSWYNSNTGGRGPGTTPTQEGGVLVQLQHRREGSWYSFNTGGRGPGTTSTQEGGVLVQLPTQEGGVLVQLQHRREGSWYNSNTGGRGPGTTPNTGGRGPGTTPTQEGGVLVQLQHRREGSWYNSNTGGRGPGTTPTQEEGVLVQLPTQEGGVLVQLQHRREGSWYNSNTGGRGPGTTSTQEGGVLVHSNTGGRGPGTTPTQEGGVLVQLQHRREGSCYNSNTGGRGPGTTPTQEGGVLVQLQKRREGSWYNFNTGGRGPGTASTQEGGVLVQLQHRREGSWYSFNTGGRGPRTTPTQEGGSWYNSNTGGRGPGTTPNTGGRGPGTTPTQEGGVLVQLQQRREGSWYSSQHRREGSWYNSNTGGRGPGTTPTQEGGVLVQLQHRREGSWYNFNTGGRGPGTTPTQEGGVLVQLQHRREGSWYNSNTGGRGPGTTQTQEGGVLVQLQQRREGSWYNSNTGGRGPGTTPTQEGGVLVQLQHRREGSWYISNTGGRGPGTTPTQEGGVLVQLQHRREGSWYNFNTGGRGPGTTQTGGRSSGTTATQEGGVLVQLKQEGGVLVQLQHRREGSWYNSNTGGRGPGTTSTEEGGSWYNSNTGGRGPGTTPTQEGGVLVQIQHRREGSWYNSNTGGRGPGTTPTQEGGVLVQLPTQVEEIVVHI; encoded by the exons CTCCAACAAAGGAGGGAGGGGTCCTGGTACAACTCCAACACAGGAGGGAGGGGTCCTGGTACAACTCCAACACAGGAGGGAGGGGTCCTGGTACAGGTTCAACACAGGAGGGAGGGGTCCTGGTACAGCTCCCAACACAGGAGGGAGGGGTCCTGGTACAACTGGAACACAGGAGGGAGGGGTCCTGGTACAACTCCAACACAGGAGTGAGGGGCCCTGGTACAACTTCAACACAGGAGGGAGGGGTCCTGGTACAACTCCAACACAGGAGGGAGGGGTCCTG GAGGGAGGGGTCCTGGTACAACTCCAACACAGGAGGGAGGGGTCCTGGTACAACTCCAACACAGGAGGGAGGGGTCCTGGTACAACTCCAACACAGGAGGGAGGGGTCCTGGTACAGGTTCAACACAGGAGGGAGGGGTCCTGGTACAGCTCCCAACACAGGAGGGAGGGGTCCTGGTACAGGTTCAACACAGGAGGGAGGGGTCCTGGTACAACTCCAACACAGGAGGGAGGGGTCCTGGTACAACTTCAACACAGGAGGGAGGGGTCCTGGTACAACTCCAACACAGGAGGGAGGGGTCCTGGTACAACTCCAACACAGGAGGGAGGGGTCCTGGTACAACTCAAACACAGGAGGGAGGGGTCCTGGTACAGCTTCAACACAGGAGGGAGGGGTCCTGGTACAACTCCAACACAGGAGGGAGGGGTCCTGGTACAACTCCAACACAGGAGTGAAGGGCCCTGGTACAACTCCAACACAGGATAGAGGGGTCCTGGTTCAGCTTCAACACAGGAGGAAGGGGTCCTGGTACAGCTTCAACACAGGAGTGAAGGGCCCTGGTACAACTCCAACACAGGAGGGAGGGGTCCTGGTAAAACTCAAACACAGGAGGGAGGGGTCCTGGTACAGCTCCAACACAGGAGGGAGGGGTCCTGGTACAACTCCAACACAGGAGGGAGGGGTCCTGGTACAACTTCAACACAGGAGGGAGGGGTCCTGGTACAACTCCAACACAGGAGGGAGGGGTCCTGGTACAACTCCAACACAGGAGGGAGGGGTCCTGGTACAACTTCAACACAGGAGGGAGGGGTCCTGGTACAACTCCAACACAGGAGGGAGGGGTCCTGGTACAACTCCAACACAGGAGGGAGGGGTCCTGGTACAACTGGAACACAGGAGGGAGGGGTCCTGGTACAACTCAAACACAGGAGGGAGGGGTCCTGGTACAACTCCAACACAGGAGGGAGGGGTCCTGGTACAACTCCAACACAGGAGGGAGGGGTCCTGGTACAACTTCAACACAGGAGGGAGGGGTCCTGGTACAGCTCCCAACACAGGAGGGAGGGGTCCTGGTACAACTCCAACACAGGAGGGAGGGGTCCTGGTACAACTTCAACACAGGAGGGAGGGGTCCTGGTACAACTCCAACACAGGAGGGAGGGGTCCTGGTACAACTCCAACACAGGAGGGAGGGGTCCTGGTACAACTCCAACACAGGAGGGAGGGGTCCTGGTACAGCTTCAACACAGGAGGGAGGGGTCCTGGTACAACTTCAACACAGGAGGGAGGGGTCCTGGTACAGCTCCCAACACAGGAGGGAGGGGTCCTGGTACAACTTCAACACAGGAGGGAGGGGTCCTGGTACAACTCCAACACAGGAGGGAGGGGTCCTGGTACAACTCCCAACACAGGAGGGAGGGGTCCTGGTACAACTCCAACACAGGAGGGAGGGGTCCTGGTACAACTCCAACACAGGAGGGAGGGGTCCTGGTACAACTCCAACACAGGAGGGAGGGGTCCTGGTACAACTCCAACACAGGAGGAAGGGGTCCTGGTACAACTCCCAACACAGGAGGGAGGGGTCCTGGTACAACTCCAACACAGGAGGGAGGGGTCCTGGTACAACTCCAACACAGGAGGGAGGGGCCCTGGTACAACTTCAACACAGGAGGGAGGGGTCCTGGTACACTCCAACACAGGAGGGAGGGGTCCTGGTACAACTCCAACACAGGAGGGAGGGGTCCTGGTACAACTCCAACACAGGAGGGAGGGGTCCTGTTACAACTCCAACACAGGAGGGAGGGGTCCTGGTACAACTCCAACACAGGAGGGAGGGGTCCTGGTACAACTCCAAAAAAGGAGGGAGGGGTCCTGGTACAACTTCAACACAGGAGGGAGGGGTCCTGGTACAGCTTCAACACAGGAGGGAGGGGTCCTGGTACAGCTTCAACACAGGAGGGAGGGGTCCTGGTACAGCTTCAACACAGGAGGGAGGGGTCCTCGTACAACTCCAACACAGGAGGGAGGGTCCTGGTACAACTCCAACACAGGAGGGAGGGGTCCTGGTACAACTCCCAACACAGGAGGGAGGGGTCCTGGTACAACTCCAACACAGGAGGGAGGGGTCCTGGTACAACTCCAACAAAGGAGGGAGGGGTCCTGGTACAGCTCCCAACACAGGAGGGAGGGGTCCTGGTACAACTCCAACACAGGAGGGAGGGGTCCTGGTACAACTCCAACACAGGAGGGAGGGGTCCTGGTACAACTCCAACACAGGAGGGAGGGGTCCTGGTACAACTTCAACACAGGAGGGAGGGGTCCTGGTACAACTCCAACACAGGAGGGAGGGGTCCTGGTACAGCTTCAACACAGGAGGGAGGGGTCCTGGTACAACTCCAACACAGGAGGGAGGGGTCCTGGTACAACTCAAACACAGGAGGGAGGGGTCCTGGTACAACTCCAACAAAGGAGGGAGGGGTCCTGGTACAACTCCAACACAGGAGGGAGGGGTCCTGGTACAACTCCAACACAGGAGGGAGGGGTCCTGGTACAACTCCAACACAGGAGGGAGGGGTCCTGGTACATCTCCAACACAGGAGGGAGGGGTCCTGGTACAACTCCAACACAGGAGGGAGGGGTCCTGGTACAGCTTCAACACAGGAGGGAGGGGTCCTGGTACAACTTCAACACAGGAGGGAGGGGTCCTGGTACAACTCAAACAGGAGGGAGGAGTTCTGGTACAACTGCAACACAGGAGGGAGGGGTCCTGGTACAACTCAAACAGGAGGGAGGAGTTCTGGTACAACTCCAACACAGGAGGGAGGGGTCCTGGTACAACTCCAACACAGGAGGGAGGGGTCCTGGTACAACTTCAACAGAGGAGGGAGGGTCCTGGTACAACTCAAACACAGGAGGGAGGGGTCCTGGTACAACTCCAACACAGGAGGGAGGGGTCCTGGTACAGATTCAACACAGGAGGGAGGGGTCCTGGTACAACTCCAACACAGGAGGGAGGGGTCCTGGTACAACTCCAACACAGGAGGGAGGGGTACTGGTACAACTCCCAACACAGGTGGAAGAGATCGTGGTACATATTTAA